A single region of the Fimbriimonadaceae bacterium genome encodes:
- a CDS encoding M20/M25/M40 family metallo-hydrolase: MKRSLILVAMACAAIGFSQSSDPTIDRIINEGKNRNQSMVHLNHLTKKIGSRLTGSISAQKACEWAAEQFKKFGCENVHLEQWGEMAVSFQRGKRQSAKMVAPYEAEMVFTTPSWSPGTDGPLRGKAVMEPQTEEEFEKVKDQLKGAWVVSRSRWGMRAPQAGAGNDLKTKIDNAGIHGRVYGAADERVHTSGRFVGLDWDNLPTERRIGIRKSDYDRITGYLVFNTNVELEFDMENRFIKGPTKMYNVIAEIPGTEKPDEVVIICGHLDSWDGPGSMGANDNGTGTTVTLEAARILNAVGAKPKRTIRFILWTGEEQGLLGSRAYAEKHKDTMTKVSAVLNDDGGTNYQGGYSCLAEHEKMLSEAIAPVQKAFPDMPMRLNVVANFPRGGSSDHASFIPYGVPGFFTMEAGKADYGFVWHTQNDRPEYSVAEYLAQSSTNHAAVSYYLANAPELLARIPQRGGEGTIKEMLANMEPPMGGWRNYITSREFHIDSQPDGHDHDDDYVAYMIETITRAILRAFGLGG, encoded by the coding sequence CGAGGGGAAGAATCGAAACCAGTCTATGGTTCACTTGAACCATCTCACAAAGAAGATCGGTTCACGCCTTACCGGTTCGATCAGCGCTCAAAAAGCATGCGAATGGGCAGCAGAGCAGTTTAAGAAGTTCGGCTGCGAAAACGTTCATCTGGAGCAATGGGGCGAGATGGCGGTTTCGTTCCAACGTGGCAAACGACAATCGGCGAAGATGGTCGCTCCTTACGAGGCCGAAATGGTCTTTACGACACCTTCATGGTCGCCGGGAACCGACGGCCCCCTGCGTGGAAAGGCCGTGATGGAGCCCCAGACCGAGGAAGAGTTTGAGAAGGTGAAGGATCAGCTCAAGGGCGCTTGGGTTGTTTCGCGAAGCCGATGGGGCATGCGCGCGCCGCAAGCCGGAGCGGGCAATGACCTGAAGACCAAGATTGATAACGCGGGCATTCACGGACGGGTGTATGGAGCGGCTGATGAGCGGGTTCATACGAGTGGACGCTTTGTTGGCTTGGACTGGGACAACCTGCCGACCGAGCGACGCATCGGCATTCGAAAGTCGGACTATGATCGGATCACGGGCTACCTTGTGTTCAACACGAACGTCGAGCTTGAATTCGACATGGAGAACCGTTTCATCAAGGGCCCGACGAAGATGTACAACGTCATCGCCGAGATTCCTGGAACCGAGAAGCCCGACGAAGTGGTGATCATCTGTGGGCACCTAGACAGCTGGGACGGCCCGGGCTCGATGGGCGCTAATGACAACGGAACAGGCACCACCGTCACGCTGGAAGCCGCCCGAATCCTGAATGCCGTCGGGGCAAAGCCGAAGCGAACGATTCGCTTCATTCTGTGGACGGGTGAAGAGCAGGGTCTGCTAGGATCGCGCGCTTATGCTGAGAAGCACAAGGACACGATGACGAAGGTCTCTGCCGTTCTCAACGACGACGGTGGCACCAACTATCAGGGCGGATACTCCTGCTTAGCCGAGCATGAGAAGATGCTTTCCGAAGCCATTGCGCCTGTGCAAAAGGCCTTCCCTGATATGCCGATGAGGCTCAACGTCGTTGCGAACTTCCCACGCGGCGGTTCCTCTGACCACGCGTCGTTCATCCCGTATGGCGTTCCTGGGTTCTTCACGATGGAAGCAGGCAAGGCCGACTACGGATTCGTGTGGCACACACAGAACGACCGACCCGAGTATTCGGTTGCGGAGTATCTGGCGCAGTCCTCGACAAACCATGCGGCGGTGTCGTACTACCTGGCAAACGCACCCGAGCTGTTGGCTCGTATTCCTCAGCGCGGCGGCGAAGGCACCATCAAGGAGATGCTTGCCAACATGGAACCCCCGATGGGTGGTTGGAGAAACTACATCACCAGCCGCGAGTTCCATATCGACAGTCAGCCCGACGGACATGACCACGACGACGACTACGTCGCTTACATGATCGAGACGATCACACGGGCGATTCTTCGAGCGTTTGGCCTCGGCGGATAA
- a CDS encoding S8 family serine peptidase, whose translation MLRRLVYLITLAFSACAQAQSPGARYMPGEVLVKFKPGTSLVQTAFSARYRVQSASVISRLGVTRMTLAPSMTPTQALHELRKLKAAVVYAEPNYINDYSYIPNDPGFALQYHHQNVRSPQAWDVSFGSIGVTVAICDSGVQLNHEDLAPKLLAGTDTFDHDSDPSDELGHGTFVAGLAAAATDNGVGISGTGFNCRILPVRVGGNFGVPNSSAAEGIAWAADNGANVINLSFGGSIPSLTMKDAIDYATTVKNAVVVGSAGNSNTSLPLYPAAFPNVISVGATDENDERAEFSNFGTWVDVAAPGLDVYSTEFGGGYATHSGTSYSAPIVSGIAGLVWSRAGLSATSVEIRSYLEQSCDNVGTWVNFGRVNALAALDAVTQIDEIDFDVETASVFTGNFGGGNIGSLRTTDGSMYFVFGAPFPSLGLVAALQGEFSVPDDPDDVNSLSVTFATAGPPRTTQFVYVWNWQTSGYELVKTLPISQTVKDTEAILSRPYGRYINPTTNKVRVLLRAVGPARYVKQMVYSVDRLQLKAFVRTH comes from the coding sequence ATGTTGCGGAGGCTTGTTTATCTCATCACGCTGGCATTCTCGGCTTGTGCTCAGGCCCAATCGCCGGGTGCGCGGTATATGCCGGGCGAGGTGTTGGTGAAGTTCAAGCCTGGCACTTCGCTTGTTCAGACTGCGTTTAGCGCTCGTTATAGGGTCCAGTCGGCAAGTGTGATCTCCAGACTTGGCGTCACCCGAATGACGCTTGCGCCAAGCATGACGCCTACGCAGGCGCTCCATGAGCTTCGAAAATTGAAGGCCGCGGTTGTTTACGCTGAGCCCAACTATATCAACGACTACAGCTACATTCCGAACGACCCGGGATTTGCGCTCCAATACCATCATCAAAATGTGCGCAGTCCGCAGGCGTGGGACGTCAGCTTTGGCTCTATCGGTGTGACGGTGGCGATCTGCGATTCCGGCGTGCAACTGAATCACGAGGACCTCGCACCGAAGCTTTTGGCTGGAACAGACACATTCGATCACGATAGCGACCCGAGCGACGAACTGGGGCACGGCACTTTTGTCGCCGGTTTGGCAGCAGCCGCAACGGATAACGGTGTCGGAATCTCTGGGACCGGATTCAACTGCCGCATCCTTCCCGTTCGCGTTGGCGGAAACTTTGGAGTGCCGAACTCGTCGGCGGCAGAGGGGATTGCGTGGGCGGCCGACAACGGGGCAAACGTTATCAATTTGAGCTTTGGTGGATCGATCCCGAGTTTGACGATGAAGGACGCCATTGATTATGCGACGACAGTCAAGAACGCGGTTGTTGTGGGCTCGGCGGGCAACAGCAATACCAGCCTTCCCCTGTATCCTGCTGCATTTCCGAATGTGATTTCGGTTGGTGCCACCGACGAAAACGATGAACGTGCGGAATTCAGCAACTTTGGAACTTGGGTGGATGTTGCGGCCCCCGGTCTTGACGTTTACAGCACGGAGTTTGGGGGCGGCTATGCCACCCATAGCGGCACATCCTACTCCGCTCCCATTGTGAGCGGCATTGCTGGGCTGGTGTGGAGTCGGGCAGGGCTGTCGGCGACGAGTGTCGAGATCAGGAGTTACCTTGAGCAATCGTGTGACAACGTTGGAACGTGGGTGAACTTTGGACGTGTCAATGCGCTTGCCGCGCTCGATGCTGTCACACAAATTGATGAGATCGACTTCGACGTAGAAACGGCAAGCGTGTTCACGGGCAACTTCGGTGGGGGGAATATCGGAAGTTTGCGCACCACGGATGGCTCTATGTACTTTGTGTTTGGCGCGCCGTTTCCTTCACTCGGACTGGTTGCGGCTCTACAGGGCGAGTTTTCGGTGCCGGACGATCCCGACGACGTGAACTCCTTGAGCGTCACATTCGCCACCGCTGGACCACCGCGAACGACGCAATTCGTCTACGTTTGGAATTGGCAAACGAGTGGCTATGAACTTGTGAAAACCCTGCCGATCTCACAGACCGTCAAGGATACGGAAGCGATTTTGAGCCGCCCGTATGGACGGTATATCAACCCAACCACAAACAAAGTTCGTGTGCTGTTACGGGCGGTAGGCCCTGCCCGATACGTGAAGCAGATGGTCTACTCGGTTGATCGCCTCCAACTCAAAGCTTTTGTTCGCACTCATTAG